From the genome of Biomphalaria glabrata chromosome 1, xgBioGlab47.1, whole genome shotgun sequence, one region includes:
- the LOC106079500 gene encoding alpha-2C adrenergic receptor-like — translation MASTLDTWVTPSEYSVPDLVILTYTNESTFFDPNDSSWDNDTFFDSTQVPPLPWWMSSYPSGYTWPHIIIGAIIITIIILMIIIGNFLVIWAILHDRTLKTTQNLFIMSLAFADFFLGMIVIPFSLTNELMGYWIFGVIWCELYKAIDILLCTASIMSLCLISLDRYWSITRAVHYARQRTRKRAAIMIFTVWFISAVVSIPPLIGWKQPTRESQWAMCTLSEDIGYVVYSAFGSFFIPAFIMVFVYFKIYQAAKERARKNVIKAPATKSSEKPEQKHSTESSVTEHAGNKDYSQDMDEDNMSIPPDPHEHRGHVTDDTTCDTAAENVPPTTSEDEAHMQVRKSREPAASALQEAEYSRLLCTDSDSCGPSERVVLKLSPVKHDIELIPSSDSASHKNVLVTSSMETLNTYEDHSNGSLRRFKILELRANGSSSVTNDGKPDTVKSTVLDTLRKRLLVRARNSRKRKPAPPRTECGKTVDFQTADKQKRKLAKARERRATVVLGLVMAAFILCWLPFFGLYLTSAFCAGCFPEMVFTVFFWIGYCNSALNPIIYTVFNRDFRRAFHKILFGRKRGRR, via the coding sequence ATGGCGTCCACTCTGGATACGTGGGTCACGCCGTCAGAATATTCCGTTCCGGATTTGGTCATTCTGACCTACACCAATGAATCCACATTTTTCGACCCCAACGATTCATCATGGGACAACGATACATTTTTCGACTCAACCCAGGTGCCGCCTCTGCCTTGGTGGATGTCCAGCTACCCCAGCGGCTACACCTGGCCCCATATCATCATCGGGGcgatcatcatcaccatcatcatcttAATGATTATAATCGGCAATTTCTTGGTCATCTGGGCCATCCTTCATGACCGGACGTTGAAGACCACTCAGAATCTCTTCATCATGTCCTTGGCGTTTGCAGACTTCTTCCTTGGGATGATCGTCATTCCTTTCTCCTTGACCAACGAGCTAATGGGCTATTGGATCTTCGGGGTTATCTGGTGTGAGCTGTATAAAGCTATCGACATCTTACTGTGCACGGCTTCTATAATGTCCCTGTGTTTAATATCGCTTGACCGGTACTGGTCGATAACCAGAGCTGTCCACTACGCACGACAGCGCACCAGAAAACGTGCGGCCATTATGATATTCACTGTCTGGTTCATTTCAGCCGTGGTCAGCATTCCTCCGTTGATCGGATGGAAGCAGCCGACCCGTGAGTCGCAATGGGCCATGTGCACGCTTAGTGAGGATATTGGCTACGTCGTTTACTCTGCGTTCGGATCCTTCTTCATTCCGGCCTTCATCATGGTGTTCGTGTACTTCAAAATATACCAGGCAGCCAAGGAGAGGGCAAGGAAGAACGTGATTAAAGCCCCTGCCACGAAATCCTCGGAAAAGCCCGAACAGAAACATTCCACAGAGTCCAGCGTCACGGAGCATGCTGGTAACAAAGACTACTCCCAGGACATGGACGAAGACAACATGAGCATCCCCCCGGACCCTCACGAGCATCGCGGTCACGTGACGGACGACACAACGTGCGACACGGCTGCCGAAAATGTACCTCCAACAACCTCTGAGGACGAAGCACATATGCAAGTAAGAAAATCTCGAGAACCAGCCGCGAGTGCTTTACAGGAAGCCGAATATTCTAGACTTCTGTGTACTGATTCGGATTCATGTGGGCCGTCGGAACGGGTTGTGTTAAAACTAAGCCCCGTTAAGCATGATATCGAGCTGATTCCTTCCAGCGATTCGGCAAGTCATAAGAACGTTCTGGTCACGTCGTCTATGGAGACTCTAAACACCTACGAAGACCATAGCAACGGTTCGCTTCGAAGGTTCAAAATTCTAGAGCTTCGTGCCAACGGCAGCTCCTCTGTTACAAACGATGGTAAGCCGGATACTGTGAAGTCCACGGTGCTGGACACACTACGAAAGCGCCTTTTGGTGAGAGCGAGAAACAGCCGGAAGCGGAAACCAGCGCCTCCACGAACGGAATGCGGGAAAACGGTGGACTTCCAAACTGCCGACAAGCAGAAAAGAAAACTAGCCAAAGCTCGCGAGCGCAGAGCCACAGTAGTCCTTGGACTTGTCATGGCCGCCTTCATCCTCTGCTGGCTTCCCTTTTTCGGGCTTTACTTGACCTCTGCGTTTTGTGCCGGCTGCTTTCCGGAAATGGTTTTTACAGTTTTCTTCTGGATCGGCTACTGCAACTCAGCCCTGAACCCGATTATATACACGGTTTTCAATAGGGACTTCCGGCGAGCCTTTCACAAGATCCTTTTTGGACGAAAACGAGGTCGCCGGTGA